In Candidatus Bathyarchaeia archaeon, the following are encoded in one genomic region:
- the ahcY gene encoding adenosylhomocysteinase produces the protein MSIGEGKNRMEKFKVKDSTLASKGHLQIEWASKHMPVLNRIKRKFSKEKPFRDLTLGACLHVTKETAVLVDAFLAGGAKVALCGSNPLSTQDDVAAALAEKGINVFAWRGQTTEEYYWCVEKVIDQQPMITLDDGADLVGTVHSKRTEALPNIKGGTEETTTGVLRLRAMEKTGALKYPIIAVNDAYTKYLFDNRYGTGQSTIDGILRATNILLAGKNFVICGYGWCSRGIAMRAQGMGANVIVTEVNPLRALEAAMNGLRVMPITEAAAIGDIFITATGDINVIRKEHMQKMKDGAILANSGHFNVEISIKDLEGLSASKRNIRPNLEEYTLKDGRRLYLLAEGRLVNLAAAEGHPSEVMDMSFANQALCVEHLVKSEKMPPKVYLVPKEIDETVAKLKLDAMKIRIDELTSEQKEYLATWEMGTI, from the coding sequence ATGAGCATTGGAGAAGGGAAAAACCGAATGGAAAAATTCAAAGTGAAAGACTCAACTCTAGCTTCAAAAGGACACCTACAAATAGAATGGGCTTCAAAACACATGCCGGTTCTAAACCGAATAAAAAGAAAGTTCAGCAAAGAGAAACCCTTCAGAGACTTAACCTTAGGCGCATGCTTACATGTGACAAAAGAAACAGCTGTTCTCGTTGATGCTTTTCTCGCTGGTGGAGCAAAAGTTGCGTTGTGTGGTTCCAATCCTCTTTCTACACAAGATGATGTAGCTGCAGCCCTTGCAGAAAAAGGTATTAATGTTTTTGCATGGAGAGGACAGACAACCGAGGAATATTACTGGTGTGTTGAAAAGGTAATAGATCAGCAACCCATGATAACACTTGATGACGGAGCAGACCTTGTTGGCACAGTTCACAGCAAAAGAACAGAAGCATTACCGAACATCAAAGGCGGAACAGAAGAGACAACGACTGGCGTTCTAAGACTCCGAGCTATGGAGAAAACTGGCGCATTGAAATATCCAATTATAGCCGTTAATGACGCTTATACTAAATACTTATTCGACAACCGCTATGGAACAGGACAAAGCACAATAGATGGCATCCTACGAGCAACAAACATCCTTTTAGCAGGCAAAAACTTCGTGATTTGTGGTTACGGATGGTGCTCAAGAGGAATCGCCATGAGAGCCCAAGGAATGGGAGCCAACGTCATAGTCACAGAAGTAAACCCGCTCAGAGCACTTGAAGCCGCAATGAATGGACTACGTGTAATGCCAATAACAGAAGCCGCCGCCATCGGCGACATATTCATAACAGCCACAGGCGACATAAACGTCATAAGAAAAGAGCATATGCAAAAAATGAAAGACGGCGCAATACTCGCCAACAGCGGACACTTCAATGTGGAAATAAGCATAAAAGACTTGGAAGGGCTATCCGCATCAAAAAGGAACATCAGGCCAAACCTAGAAGAGTACACACTCAAAGACGGAAGAAGACTATATCTTCTAGCAGAAGGAAGACTCGTGAATTTAGCAGCAGCAGAAGGACACCCCTCAGAAGTCATGGACATGTCGTTTGCAAATCAAGCTTTGTGTGTGGAACACTTAGTTAAAAGTGAAAAGATGCCGCCAAAAGTTTACCTGGTTCCAAAAGAAATAGACGAAACCGTGGCGAAACTGAAACTTGACGCAATGAAAATAAGAATAGATGAACTAACAAGCGAACAGAAAGAATATTTGGCAACATGGGAAATGGGAACGATATAG
- a CDS encoding TrkA C-terminal domain-containing protein has translation MPHFEKIEYKPIPVRDLLLEMKNLSELMIDLAYSAALFNDKELAEDVLELEGRVDTLAYLLDMTVMIAARDSKDAEALVGVSTVAAAADKISDAAADIAAIVTQNIGVHPIVGEIFERVEERLTRAKVVKESVLIGKSIGELELAARMGVDIIAIRRNKDWIINPKETERIQDDDVLIVRGAPLGVKEFKELTEGKTIDARETVMAERRQKQFEEIVNRFVELKDTSELMMDLAYSSLLLNSRELADEVQRLEECVDKLHTEFELLVLSNSFKKEEAKGFLGLIRLGVVTEKIADAAAEIAEVVLRGIEPHPILKMTIEEAEETVTFVSVTENSPLANKTLRDAKIPKETGMWVLAIRRGDKCIRPRPESKIEVGDVLIASGYAGGEDDLKKLASP, from the coding sequence ATGCCTCACTTCGAAAAAATCGAATACAAACCCATACCCGTAAGAGACTTGCTTTTAGAAATGAAGAACCTTTCTGAATTGATGATTGATTTGGCTTATTCTGCTGCGTTATTTAATGATAAAGAACTTGCGGAGGACGTACTAGAGCTTGAAGGACGTGTTGACACACTTGCTTACCTTTTGGATATGACTGTTATGATAGCTGCGAGAGACTCTAAAGACGCAGAAGCTTTGGTTGGCGTTTCCACCGTAGCTGCAGCAGCAGACAAAATTTCAGACGCCGCTGCTGATATTGCCGCGATAGTTACACAAAATATTGGTGTGCACCCCATTGTAGGTGAAATTTTTGAACGGGTTGAAGAACGTTTAACACGAGCTAAGGTAGTTAAGGAGTCGGTGCTTATTGGAAAGAGTATAGGCGAACTGGAATTAGCGGCAAGAATGGGGGTAGACATAATTGCAATTCGTCGAAATAAAGACTGGATAATAAACCCAAAAGAAACTGAGCGCATTCAAGATGATGACGTCCTCATAGTCCGTGGCGCCCCTCTTGGCGTTAAAGAGTTTAAAGAACTCACCGAAGGAAAAACGATAGATGCAAGAGAAACAGTAATGGCGGAGCGACGTCAAAAACAATTCGAGGAAATTGTTAACCGCTTTGTTGAATTAAAAGACACTTCCGAATTAATGATGGATTTAGCCTACTCTTCATTACTGTTGAATAGTAGAGAGTTAGCAGATGAAGTTCAAAGGCTCGAGGAATGCGTCGACAAACTACATACGGAATTTGAACTGCTTGTTTTATCTAACTCTTTCAAAAAAGAAGAGGCTAAAGGGTTCCTTGGACTGATAAGGTTGGGCGTTGTAACTGAAAAAATAGCAGACGCCGCAGCAGAGATTGCTGAGGTTGTTTTGAGAGGCATCGAACCACATCCCATTCTTAAAATGACCATAGAAGAAGCCGAAGAAACTGTTACTTTTGTTAGTGTCACCGAAAACTCTCCTTTAGCAAATAAGACTTTAAGGGATGCTAAAATTCCAAAAGAGACTGGCATGTGGGTTTTGGCAATCAGAAGAGGAGACAAGTGCATAAGACCAAGACCAGAATCGAAAATTGAAGTGGGCGACGTTTTAATCGCCTCTGGTTATGCTGGTGGAGAAGACGACCTAAAAAAATTGGCTTCCCCTTGA
- a CDS encoding magnesium transporter translates to MNHSVNSKTFLKTFKETQIAFSFDVGGLLAGFLVALQLGVFQLSPWAIAIYPVIVSAKGVIGGLLSGRLSTALHIGTIYPRFFKNTESFYRFYAALIVITFATSIVMSIFSLIFGLLFWSISLADFPAILVVVTATMTLGLAITLITMMVAFVTFKKGIDPDVVVYPIMSTTADIIITIFYVFVLTLFFLSGEFGVYALLFIALIPVVLMVYIIPRNIHNKEFIKTVKESLFTMLFVAIIVNVTGTVLKRISNIVEGRKEIYTVYPALIDLVGDVGSVVGSTATTKLALGMLKSSMSSIKQHSTQIFSAWLASMLYFVLLGILSLSLNGIFSLFAFFGLILVLLVANVIAVVAIILVSYAISILTFQKGLDPDNFVIPIESSFADSMTSIALLVALFLAGFLLGG, encoded by the coding sequence ATGAATCACTCTGTAAACTCAAAGACTTTCCTTAAGACGTTTAAAGAAACCCAAATTGCCTTCTCCTTTGATGTCGGCGGGTTACTCGCCGGCTTCTTGGTCGCCCTCCAACTTGGCGTTTTCCAGCTTTCTCCTTGGGCTATTGCAATATACCCAGTTATTGTAAGCGCAAAAGGTGTCATTGGAGGTTTGCTTAGCGGACGTTTAAGCACAGCGTTACATATCGGTACAATTTACCCACGCTTTTTCAAGAACACTGAGAGTTTTTACCGGTTTTATGCAGCTCTTATAGTTATAACATTTGCCACTAGCATCGTAATGAGCATATTCTCCTTAATTTTTGGTCTTCTCTTCTGGAGTATTTCACTTGCAGATTTTCCCGCAATCTTAGTGGTGGTCACAGCTACTATGACTCTAGGATTGGCAATTACTTTAATTACTATGATGGTTGCGTTCGTCACTTTTAAAAAAGGCATAGACCCAGATGTTGTCGTATACCCTATAATGTCAACCACTGCTGACATAATCATAACAATATTCTATGTTTTCGTGCTGACCCTGTTCTTTCTTTCTGGCGAGTTCGGCGTCTATGCTCTACTTTTTATTGCTTTAATTCCTGTTGTTCTGATGGTTTATATTATACCTCGAAACATCCACAACAAGGAGTTCATAAAGACTGTTAAAGAGTCTTTGTTTACAATGTTATTTGTTGCAATAATCGTCAACGTCACAGGGACTGTTCTAAAGAGAATAAGTAACATTGTTGAGGGCAGAAAAGAAATTTACACGGTTTATCCTGCGCTGATAGACCTAGTAGGAGACGTAGGGTCTGTTGTTGGCTCAACAGCTACGACAAAGCTTGCTTTGGGTATGCTTAAATCATCTATGTCTTCCATAAAGCAGCATAGTACGCAGATTTTCAGTGCTTGGTTGGCTTCAATGCTATATTTTGTTCTTCTTGGTATCTTGTCTTTGTCACTAAACGGCATATTTTCACTGTTTGCATTTTTTGGTTTAATTTTGGTCTTGTTGGTAGCGAATGTGATTGCAGTCGTAGCAATAATTCTTGTGTCATATGCAATTTCAATCTTGACTTTTCAAAAAGGTCTAGACCCCGACAATTTCGTTATTCCTATTGAAAGCTCATTTGCTGATAGTATGACATCTATCGCTTTGCTTGTTGCCTTATTTCTGGCCGGCTTTCTTTTAGGAGGGTAG
- the mvaD gene encoding diphosphomevalonate decarboxylase — protein sequence MKATAVAHPIQGLIKYHGLKDKKLRIPFHDSISVCIEALHTTTTVETLNSSKKDSVIINGTEAVGKDFERVEAVLNKLRNLTKYSGSFNVASQNSITGGKGLGFSASAFAALGTAACAALDFEIDYVSLSELVRLGAGSATRSLAGSFAIWYANKNGKSYAEPIVEPETVDLGMVIMPIFSTIKTDEAHSEVLSSPLFKARLRHVAKIVKTMKHAIEVGDIATIGQLAEEDSLNLHASTMTGEAHMILWEPETIRIIKEVQKMRCEGMPAWFSIDTGPSVFINTCADHMEDIANRLREIGFSKIIISKVGGKPFLSKEHLF from the coding sequence ATGAAAGCAACTGCTGTTGCGCATCCTATTCAAGGCTTAATTAAGTATCATGGGTTAAAAGATAAAAAGCTGAGAATTCCCTTTCACGATAGCATATCTGTCTGCATCGAAGCCCTACACACTACGACTACAGTTGAAACACTCAACTCATCAAAGAAAGACTCTGTGATAATAAATGGAACAGAGGCTGTGGGCAAAGATTTTGAAAGAGTCGAAGCCGTTCTAAACAAACTAAGAAACCTTACCAAGTATTCGGGAAGCTTCAATGTTGCATCCCAAAACAGCATAACCGGCGGAAAAGGTTTGGGTTTTTCTGCTTCTGCTTTTGCTGCTCTTGGAACTGCCGCTTGCGCCGCCTTAGACTTTGAGATTGATTATGTTTCACTTTCTGAACTGGTCAGGCTTGGCGCGGGTTCCGCCACACGAAGTCTTGCCGGAAGCTTCGCAATATGGTACGCAAACAAGAATGGCAAATCGTATGCTGAGCCGATTGTAGAGCCAGAAACCGTTGATTTGGGCATGGTTATTATGCCAATATTTTCTACAATTAAAACGGATGAAGCACACAGTGAAGTCCTTAGCTCCCCATTATTCAAAGCTAGATTAAGACATGTGGCAAAAATCGTTAAAACAATGAAACACGCTATAGAAGTTGGCGACATTGCTACAATAGGACAGCTTGCCGAAGAAGACAGCCTAAATCTGCACGCTAGCACCATGACCGGAGAAGCCCACATGATTCTTTGGGAACCGGAAACTATCCGAATAATAAAAGAAGTACAGAAAATGCGATGCGAAGGCATGCCCGCATGGTTTTCAATAGACACCGGCCCCTCAGTATTTATTAACACTTGTGCCGACCATATGGAAGACATAGCTAATCGACTTCGCGAAATAGGCTTTTCTAAGATTATAATCAGCAAAGTCGGTGGCAAACCATTTCTTAGCAAAGAACACCTTTTTTGA
- a CDS encoding nucleoside phosphorylase, with translation MHPTPSGAEQYHIACKKGDLAKYLLVPGDPDRVPKIASFWDFAREVSCHREFRSFTGKYKGVPISAMSSGIGPACMSILVNETSRVGVETFIRVGSTGAIQKHIECGDVIISSAAVRLDCTSNYYIIPEYPAVANYEVLLALIEAVECLGISNYHVGITATTADFYAGQNRPTKTAKNDSLLPALQKAGVLNFEMETATLYTLASLYGLRAGSVCAVYANRCTSEFKPQAGEETAIKIANEAVKILNEWDKTKHKHKKQWFFPSLLSK, from the coding sequence TTGCATCCTACGCCTTCCGGTGCTGAACAATATCATATTGCATGCAAAAAAGGCGACTTAGCCAAATATTTGCTTGTACCCGGCGACCCTGACCGCGTTCCGAAAATTGCAAGCTTTTGGGATTTCGCCCGTGAAGTTTCTTGTCATCGTGAGTTTCGAAGTTTCACAGGAAAATACAAGGGAGTTCCAATTTCTGCCATGTCCAGCGGTATTGGCCCTGCTTGCATGAGCATACTTGTTAATGAGACTTCCCGTGTAGGCGTGGAGACGTTTATTCGTGTGGGCAGCACGGGCGCAATACAAAAGCACATTGAATGTGGCGATGTGATTATCTCCTCTGCTGCCGTGCGTCTTGACTGCACAAGCAACTATTACATTATACCTGAATATCCCGCTGTTGCAAACTACGAAGTCTTACTGGCTTTGATTGAAGCGGTTGAATGCTTGGGCATAAGCAACTATCATGTAGGCATTACGGCAACAACAGCAGACTTCTACGCTGGACAAAACCGCCCAACAAAAACAGCAAAAAATGATAGTCTACTGCCTGCATTACAAAAGGCTGGAGTGTTAAATTTCGAAATGGAAACCGCCACATTATACACTCTTGCAAGCCTTTATGGATTACGAGCAGGTTCAGTGTGCGCTGTTTACGCCAACAGATGCACCAGCGAATTCAAACCACAAGCAGGCGAAGAAACCGCAATAAAAATCGCAAACGAAGCAGTAAAAATACTTAATGAATGGGACAAAACAAAACATAAACACAAAAAACAATGGTTTTTCCCATCGCTTCTCTCAAAATAA
- a CDS encoding winged helix-turn-helix domain-containing protein, with protein sequence MSNEQRRTKYDIYANIIEIIARKGLCSLTRISYGANMPVDRTKKILNFLVSHGFVREVIVNDSKKYRATKWGLEYLETFKRMRKFFAALEEQ encoded by the coding sequence TTGTCAAATGAGCAGAGAAGAACAAAGTACGATATTTACGCAAATATTATCGAAATAATAGCAAGGAAGGGACTGTGTTCCTTAACGAGAATCTCTTACGGCGCCAACATGCCCGTTGACAGAACAAAGAAAATCTTGAATTTTCTGGTCTCTCACGGTTTCGTCCGCGAAGTAATAGTAAACGACTCAAAGAAATACAGAGCAACGAAATGGGGCCTGGAATATTTGGAAACATTCAAGAGAATGCGAAAGTTCTTCGCGGCTTTAGAGGAACAGTAA
- a CDS encoding phosphate uptake regulator PhoU: MSELRKVQRTPTGTFFVCLPRAWAEQYGLKKGSVVAISETADGKLLIDTKYNVEPSPLTANLKPGPYLGREIIGKYLLGFDIIRVESKERISFEVRDAVKKTVSRLVGLEIIEEDYAKIVLQCLLEPSGFPPEKILRRGYAIVSSMHRDVVTSFTDGDVQLAKSVIARDDESNRLYFLLVRILRTIIQNPSLSDKLGVSPIECLDYRLAASLVEAIGDECVRVAMKTVELKETKLAEDLKKLFVDFHLLCFEAHENALTAFFVGDIALAENVRNMREKIDKTFASIEKVARAQSLDVVPQILAAASFLRQIYEHSVDIADLVMPKR; the protein is encoded by the coding sequence ATGAGCGAATTACGTAAAGTCCAACGCACTCCAACAGGAACCTTTTTCGTGTGTTTACCCCGCGCTTGGGCGGAACAGTATGGTTTGAAAAAAGGGTCTGTCGTAGCTATTAGCGAAACTGCCGATGGCAAACTCTTGATAGACACTAAGTACAATGTGGAACCTTCCCCCCTCACTGCCAACTTGAAGCCCGGGCCATACTTGGGGCGTGAGATTATTGGTAAATATTTACTTGGATTTGACATTATCCGTGTTGAGTCAAAGGAACGTATTAGCTTTGAGGTACGAGATGCTGTCAAAAAAACTGTCAGCCGTTTGGTTGGGTTGGAAATTATTGAAGAGGACTACGCAAAAATTGTTTTGCAATGTTTGCTTGAGCCTTCGGGGTTTCCACCTGAAAAGATTCTTCGCCGTGGCTATGCGATTGTTTCAAGCATGCATCGGGATGTTGTTACCTCTTTTACTGATGGAGATGTTCAGCTGGCAAAAAGCGTCATTGCACGTGATGACGAAAGTAACCGACTTTATTTTCTTCTGGTACGTATCTTGCGCACGATAATTCAGAATCCAAGTTTAAGCGACAAGTTAGGCGTTAGCCCAATTGAATGTTTGGATTACCGGTTAGCAGCAAGCCTTGTAGAAGCCATCGGAGATGAGTGCGTACGCGTGGCAATGAAAACTGTTGAGTTAAAAGAGACGAAGCTTGCTGAAGATTTAAAGAAACTGTTTGTAGACTTTCACTTACTATGTTTTGAGGCTCACGAAAACGCATTGACTGCATTTTTTGTGGGTGACATTGCCTTGGCGGAAAATGTACGGAATATGCGGGAAAAAATTGACAAAACATTTGCTAGCATTGAGAAGGTCGCTAGGGCCCAGTCGCTCGATGTTGTGCCGCAGATTCTGGCGGCTGCTTCGTTTTTAAGGCAAATCTATGAACATAGCGTCGACATAGCGGATTTGGTCATGCCTAAAAGGTAA
- a CDS encoding DUF429 domain-containing protein has protein sequence MKKECIIGIDLAGTSNNPSGWALWKNKKVKACLLYDDQEILWNITKNNPTLIAIDAPFCFPQKGLLRKADREMIRKGYRVFPPVLAAMRMLTSRAIKLNKLIGEKGYNVIEVHPTSTRKALGMQLKDWGEIQATFKSMELEGDIKARVLTPHELDAITAALTAYLYIHNQTEAIGDDAEGYIIVPKKQDWRTMRI, from the coding sequence TTGAAGAAAGAATGTATAATTGGTATAGATTTGGCTGGAACCTCAAATAACCCTTCAGGATGGGCACTTTGGAAAAATAAGAAGGTTAAGGCATGTTTGTTATACGATGATCAAGAAATTTTGTGGAATATTACCAAAAATAATCCAACTCTCATCGCAATAGATGCTCCATTTTGTTTTCCTCAGAAAGGATTATTGAGAAAAGCGGACAGAGAAATGATAAGAAAAGGATACCGCGTTTTTCCGCCTGTTCTGGCAGCAATGAGAATGCTTACATCTCGCGCGATTAAATTGAACAAGTTAATAGGGGAAAAAGGATATAACGTAATAGAAGTGCATCCTACTTCAACGCGTAAGGCTTTGGGGATGCAGCTAAAAGATTGGGGAGAAATCCAAGCAACCTTCAAAAGCATGGAGTTAGAAGGCGACATAAAAGCACGTGTGTTAACACCACATGAACTCGACGCCATTACAGCAGCCCTTACAGCCTATCTCTACATACATAACCAAACAGAAGCCATAGGAGATGACGCTGAAGGCTACATAATAGTGCCAAAAAAGCAAGATTGGAGAACTATGCGCATATGA
- a CDS encoding DNA-directed DNA polymerase II small subunit, whose protein sequence is MSGIEKLQKAIELTISAGYQLNKEAFEFLSTLAATEDPTEIISKLLQKIETQKEKPLFIERSFLEEVVKKPEPTKEIVIQPLEETPQELKEPQMTEGKRPFHAYAEEVDAQIKVIEDPTGKLSSGGTIEDYLGYFRDRFERIGKLLRQRVDVKSAASVIDALKAPPNAKLKVIGIITEKRESKQKMLLAIEDLHANAMVLVPQNAPEELQQKARLLMLDQVVCLSVAKTRSNLLIAEDIILPDIAQKPQRKAPVPVYAVLTSDMHVGSTKFQREAFNRFILWLNGKYGNDAMREMASHVKYVLIAGDIVDGIGVYPNQVKELAVRDVYEQYKLAANYIEQIPDYIEVIIIPGNHDAPRKALPQPAIANTYLKTLEESRNVHSLGNPCFLSLHNVELLVYHGRSLDDITSTVPGMDFNHPEKAMKLLLQSRHLAPTYGGKTPLSPENRDFLVIERAPDIFHAGHVHVLGHTNYRGVLIVNSGGWQEQTSYMRRLGLVPTPGKVPVVNLQTLEVTVIPFS, encoded by the coding sequence ATGAGCGGAATAGAAAAACTGCAAAAAGCCATTGAGCTGACAATTTCGGCAGGATACCAGCTAAACAAGGAAGCCTTCGAATTTTTAAGCACGTTAGCAGCGACGGAAGATCCAACAGAAATCATAAGCAAGTTGCTGCAGAAAATAGAGACTCAAAAGGAAAAACCATTGTTTATTGAAAGAAGTTTTTTGGAAGAAGTAGTCAAAAAGCCAGAACCTACAAAAGAAATTGTAATTCAGCCACTGGAAGAAACGCCGCAAGAACTAAAAGAGCCTCAAATGACTGAAGGAAAGAGGCCTTTCCATGCCTACGCTGAGGAAGTTGACGCACAAATAAAGGTTATCGAGGACCCTACAGGCAAGCTGAGCTCAGGTGGAACAATAGAGGATTATCTTGGGTATTTTCGCGACAGATTCGAACGAATAGGAAAACTACTGAGACAAAGGGTGGACGTTAAAAGTGCAGCATCCGTGATTGACGCTTTGAAGGCGCCTCCAAATGCTAAACTCAAAGTAATAGGCATTATAACAGAAAAGAGGGAATCCAAACAGAAAATGCTCTTGGCAATTGAGGATTTACATGCGAACGCTATGGTGCTGGTGCCTCAGAATGCGCCAGAAGAGTTACAACAAAAAGCACGTCTACTCATGCTTGACCAAGTAGTTTGTTTAAGTGTTGCAAAGACCAGAAGCAACCTCTTAATTGCTGAAGATATCATTTTACCGGATATCGCCCAAAAACCTCAACGCAAAGCTCCAGTTCCAGTTTATGCCGTTTTAACTTCAGACATGCATGTGGGCAGCACAAAATTTCAAAGAGAAGCGTTCAATCGTTTCATATTGTGGCTTAACGGCAAATATGGAAATGACGCTATGAGGGAAATGGCAAGCCATGTAAAATATGTTTTAATTGCGGGGGACATTGTAGACGGGATAGGCGTGTATCCTAACCAAGTGAAAGAGTTAGCAGTACGCGATGTGTATGAACAGTATAAACTTGCTGCAAACTATATTGAGCAGATACCAGACTACATAGAAGTAATAATTATACCCGGAAACCATGATGCCCCAAGAAAAGCCCTACCCCAACCAGCAATTGCAAACACTTACTTAAAAACATTAGAAGAGTCACGAAATGTGCATTCGCTTGGAAACCCTTGCTTCCTAAGTCTGCACAACGTAGAATTATTGGTATATCACGGACGCAGTTTAGATGACATTACCTCCACAGTTCCCGGAATGGATTTTAACCACCCGGAAAAAGCCATGAAACTGTTACTACAAAGTCGTCACTTAGCACCAACATATGGTGGGAAAACTCCACTTTCTCCGGAAAACAGAGATTTTCTCGTTATAGAGCGTGCCCCAGACATTTTCCATGCAGGCCACGTACATGTTTTAGGGCATACAAATTATCGAGGAGTCTTGATTGTAAATTCGGGCGGATGGCAAGAACAGACAAGTTACATGCGCCGACTCGGACTAGTTCCTACTCCTGGAAAAGTTCCTGTAGTGAACCTTCAAACGCTGGAAGTTACGGTTATTCCGTTTAGTTAG
- a CDS encoding DUF99 family protein, protein MPVVGVEDGSFQKGTTRKTVLATVLLKGHTLEDVRTADILVDGLDATEKLKKLLHGWTFNVVFLAGISFAGFNIVDPAKIHEQFKKPVIVVTRTKPDNRAVKRALRRHFEDWETRWDVFAKLGPFLEIITSLGRQPIYVTAIGESLGWACKLVRALCVCGRVPEPLRIARLIARGLS, encoded by the coding sequence ATGCCAGTAGTAGGAGTTGAGGATGGGAGTTTTCAAAAGGGAACAACACGGAAAACAGTGCTTGCTACAGTGCTGCTTAAGGGGCATACCCTTGAAGATGTAAGAACAGCAGATATACTTGTTGACGGCTTAGACGCAACAGAAAAGCTCAAAAAACTTTTGCACGGGTGGACGTTTAATGTTGTTTTCCTTGCTGGAATTTCTTTTGCTGGTTTCAACATTGTCGACCCAGCGAAGATTCATGAACAGTTTAAAAAACCGGTCATTGTGGTAACGCGAACAAAACCTGACAATAGGGCGGTGAAACGAGCTCTCCGGCGTCATTTTGAAGACTGGGAGACGCGTTGGGATGTTTTTGCGAAGTTGGGACCGTTTCTTGAGATTATTACCTCTCTTGGTAGACAACCAATTTACGTTACAGCAATAGGCGAAAGCCTTGGCTGGGCATGTAAACTCGTTCGGGCATTATGTGTTTGTGGTCGTGTTCCGGAACCACTTCGCATTGCACGGCTAATTGCACGGGGGCTATCCTAA
- a CDS encoding ORC1-type DNA replication protein, translating to MDEEGILESVFQKFVTNAKIFKDREVLRHDYLPNRLPHREEQIRRLGETVAPVLKGARSSNVLIYGKTGTGKTAVTKYVLSHLEVKAKEFHAPAKFCYLNCRMAGSEYRVFATLCQSVGVTVPFTGLSVGEVFDRFKNGLDASRIMLIIVLDEVDTLIKAHGDAVLYELTRINETLANSKVSIVGISNDLRLKEYLDPRVLSSLSEEEIVFKPYDASELRNVLFERSKLAFFDNVLSDAALSLCAALAAAEHGDARRALDLLRVAGEIAERQGAKVVVEEHVREAEKSIEHNRVVETLKNLTLHSKLVLLSVYHLTKVDAQRAITGEIYDVYSELCGELGLAPLTQRRLGTLVSELDSMGLLNTKVVSMGRYGRTKKIRLEIARSSIRDVFANDGRLGRLVEYEAKCLSKHASSRS from the coding sequence ATGGACGAAGAGGGCATACTTGAAAGTGTGTTTCAAAAGTTTGTTACTAACGCAAAAATCTTTAAGGACAGGGAAGTGCTACGCCACGACTATCTACCAAACAGGCTACCTCACCGAGAAGAACAGATCCGACGGCTTGGAGAAACCGTGGCTCCAGTTCTTAAAGGAGCAAGAAGTTCCAATGTTTTAATCTATGGAAAAACGGGAACAGGAAAAACAGCTGTAACAAAATATGTGCTCAGCCACCTTGAAGTTAAAGCTAAGGAATTCCATGCCCCCGCAAAGTTTTGTTACCTCAATTGTAGAATGGCGGGTTCTGAGTATCGTGTTTTTGCAACATTATGCCAAAGTGTGGGCGTCACTGTTCCTTTTACTGGTCTCTCTGTTGGAGAAGTCTTTGATAGATTTAAAAACGGTTTGGATGCCTCGAGAATAATGCTAATTATAGTTCTGGATGAAGTTGACACTCTAATAAAGGCGCATGGAGACGCTGTTCTTTACGAGTTAACACGAATAAACGAAACGTTGGCTAACAGTAAAGTGTCAATTGTTGGCATATCTAATGATCTTCGGTTGAAGGAGTATCTTGATCCTCGTGTTTTAAGCTCGTTAAGTGAAGAAGAAATTGTTTTTAAACCATACGATGCAAGTGAACTGCGGAATGTTCTGTTTGAACGTTCAAAGTTAGCGTTTTTTGACAATGTCCTGTCTGATGCTGCATTAAGCCTTTGTGCTGCTTTGGCTGCTGCAGAACATGGTGATGCGAGGCGCGCGTTGGATTTGTTGCGAGTTGCAGGAGAAATTGCGGAAAGGCAAGGTGCAAAGGTAGTTGTTGAGGAGCATGTCAGGGAAGCAGAAAAAAGCATTGAACATAACCGCGTGGTTGAAACTCTTAAGAATTTAACTTTACATTCTAAATTGGTGCTTTTGAGTGTTTACCATTTAACTAAGGTTGACGCTCAACGCGCGATAACTGGTGAAATATATGATGTTTACAGTGAACTCTGCGGGGAATTAGGGCTTGCGCCACTGACGCAACGGCGTTTAGGTACGTTAGTGAGCGAACTGGATTCTATGGGCTTATTAAATACGAAGGTCGTGAGCATGGGAAGGTATGGACGCACAAAAAAGATTAGATTGGAGATAGCCCGCAGTAGTATTAGAGATGTTTTTGCCAATGACGGTAGACTTGGACGATTGGTTGAGTATGAAGCAAAATGCCTTTCAAAACATGCCAGTAGTAGGAGTTGA